A genomic region of Janthinobacterium lividum contains the following coding sequences:
- a CDS encoding KdsC family phosphatase, with the protein MDSVADNLARAAKVKLMIFDVDGVLTDGSLHFGPDGEMMKTFNVYDGLGIKLLQESGVQTAIISARRSPITARRAQDLGITHVHQGGHDKLTPFRELLTLTGLTEEQCGYIGDDVIDAPILKRVGFAVSVPGGRPEVQGLAHHVTQAGGGRGAVREICEFLLRAQDNYARVMAPFLE; encoded by the coding sequence ATGGATAGCGTCGCGGACAACCTGGCCCGCGCGGCCAAGGTCAAACTGATGATCTTTGACGTCGATGGCGTGCTCACCGACGGCAGCCTGCATTTCGGCCCGGACGGCGAGATGATGAAAACGTTTAATGTGTATGATGGCCTGGGCATCAAGCTGCTGCAGGAATCGGGCGTGCAGACGGCCATCATCAGCGCGCGCCGCTCGCCCATCACGGCGCGCCGCGCGCAAGACCTGGGCATTACCCACGTGCACCAGGGCGGCCACGACAAGCTGACGCCGTTTCGCGAACTGCTGACGCTGACGGGCTTGACGGAAGAGCAATGCGGCTATATCGGCGACGACGTCATCGATGCGCCCATCCTGAAACGCGTCGGCTTTGCCGTCAGCGTGCCGGGCGGACGCCCGGAAGTGCAGGGCCTGGCCCACCATGTGACGCAGGCCGGCGGCGGCCGCGGCGCGGTGCGCGAGATCTGCGAATTCCTGCTGCGTGCCCAGGACAATTATGCGCGCGTCATGGCGCCGTTCCTGGAGTGA
- the lptC gene encoding LPS export ABC transporter periplasmic protein LptC: protein MRKPGGAHRWRMIFTVLGAVVVALGSFWLLEVMNKNSQDITASKHLDEPDYFITNFSLVRMDLTGKPSYIVSGTKLTHYPLDDSSDIDRPFVRKLTPGMPPMNMNAELAHIDQDNTRLQLHRNVVIDRVASPKAQNLTVKTEALTVFPDEERMETDVPVDILTGTSRLNGIGMKANNATGVVEVQNALRMVLPPKPRPAAAAK, encoded by the coding sequence ATGCGTAAGCCAGGAGGCGCCCATCGCTGGCGCATGATTTTTACCGTGCTGGGCGCGGTTGTTGTCGCGCTGGGCAGCTTTTGGCTGCTCGAGGTGATGAACAAGAATAGCCAGGACATCACGGCCAGCAAGCATCTGGATGAGCCCGACTATTTCATTACCAATTTCAGCCTGGTGCGCATGGACTTGACGGGAAAACCCAGCTATATCGTGTCGGGCACCAAGCTCACGCATTATCCGCTCGACGATTCGTCCGATATCGACCGGCCCTTCGTGCGCAAGCTCACGCCAGGCATGCCACCGATGAACATGAATGCGGAACTGGCGCATATCGACCAGGACAATACCCGGCTGCAACTGCACCGCAATGTCGTGATCGACCGCGTGGCCAGTCCGAAGGCGCAAAACCTGACAGTCAAGACGGAAGCGCTGACGGTGTTCCCGGATGAGGAAAGAATGGAAACGGACGTGCCTGTCGATATCCTGACGGGCACCTCGCGCCTCAATGGCATCGGCATGAAAGCCAATAACGCCACCGGCGTGGTGGAAGTGCAGAATGCGCTGCGCATGGTCCTCCCGCCGAAACCGCGCCCGGCCGCGGCGGCAAAATGA
- the lptA gene encoding lipopolysaccharide transport periplasmic protein LptA: MKNILLLTVFSLAIMGVAHAEKADSEKEAVITARSGHVDDIKQVRTLTGDVVLVKGTLTMKAGRAVITEDPQGYQFITFWADPGKLATFRQKRDGAGDLWVEGEAERVEYDNKTEVVKLFSRAKLTRLEGTKVTDVANGAFISYDSRKEVFAMENSNSGTSTPDGGSVRMVIQPKTKAPAAEKAPATPAPGKK; the protein is encoded by the coding sequence ATGAAGAACATCTTGCTGTTGACCGTATTTTCCCTGGCCATCATGGGCGTGGCGCATGCCGAGAAGGCCGATTCCGAGAAGGAAGCCGTCATCACGGCACGCAGTGGCCACGTCGATGACATCAAGCAGGTGCGCACCCTGACGGGCGACGTCGTGCTGGTCAAGGGGACCCTGACCATGAAGGCGGGTCGCGCCGTGATCACGGAAGATCCGCAAGGCTACCAGTTCATTACCTTCTGGGCCGATCCCGGCAAGCTCGCCACCTTCCGCCAGAAGCGCGATGGCGCGGGCGACCTGTGGGTGGAAGGCGAAGCGGAGCGCGTGGAATACGACAACAAGACGGAAGTGGTGAAACTGTTTTCCAGGGCCAAGCTGACGCGCCTGGAAGGCACGAAAGTGACCGACGTGGCCAATGGCGCCTTCATCTCGTATGACAGCCGCAAGGAAGTGTTTGCGATGGAAAATTCCAACAGCGGCACCAGCACCCCGGATGGCGGCAGCGTGCGCATGGTGATCCAGCCGAAAACCAAGGCACCGGCGGCGGAGAAAGCGCCGGCCACGCCCGCGCCAGGAAAGAAATAA